From the genome of Lotus japonicus ecotype B-129 chromosome 6, LjGifu_v1.2, one region includes:
- the LOC130725973 gene encoding class-10 pathogenesis-related protein 1-like: MAVLTFTDETTSTVAPAKLFKALVLDVDTIVPKVIPVFKSVAIVEGNGGAGTVKKITINEGGEDKYVLHKIDAIDEANFVYNYSVIGGDGLPDAAEKISFESKLAAGPDGGSIAKLTVHFHLKGDAKPTEAELKEGKEKGDGLFKAVEGYVLANPNY, from the exons atggCTGTTCTTACTTTCACTGATGAGACCACCTCTACCGTAGCTCCTGCTAAGCTTTTTAAAGCTCTGGTTCTAGATGTTGATACCATTGTGCCAAAGGTTATTCCTGTTTTCAAGAGTGTTGCAATTGTTGAAGGAAATGGTGGTGCCGGAACCGTAAAAAAAATCACTATCAATGAAG GTGGAGAAGACAAGTATGTGTTGCACAAAATTGATGCAATTGATGAGGCCAATTTTGTATACAACTACAGCGTCATTGGAGGTGATGGGTTACCAGACGCCGCGGAGAAGATTTCATTTGAGTCCAAATTGGCTGCAGGACCTGATGGAGGTTCCATTGCAAAGCTCACCGTCCACTTCCACCTCAAAGGTGATGCTAAACCCACTGAAGCAGAGCTCAAGGAAGGCAAGGAAAAGGGTGATGGTCTTTTCAAGGCAGTTGAGGGTTATGTTTTGGCCAATCCCAATTACTAA